TCTAGTGCCTCACAGCAAGGACAGGTGACTGGAACAAAAGGATCCCACTCCGATCCCTGACTCCTAGGGCACTGTCTTTGAAAAGGGTCTGTCCCTAacaatggggatggggatggggccaGAGAGTGTGAGGATACCTTGCATCCCTGCATCCCAGAACCAGGCTCAGCAGCAGCTGCATACCTTAGGTGCTGGGGGTTCCCCCCTGCCTGGGGTGTCGGCACCTGCCTCCTGGGCAGCTGCTTCCTTCTTCCATTGTTCCACCTCTTGCTCAGCTTTCTGAGAGACAAAGGCAATTCTCAGTGAGGGCAGTCCTTACTCCTACCCTGTCCCACCCAAGAGAGAAGCAGCCTCTGCCCTTCCCACTGCCCATGCAGAAAGGCTTCAGGGCTCCCAGCCCACCACCACACATATGTACCTTATACGCCTTGATGAAACGGCTGAAGAGGGAAAAGAACATGGAGGGGGATGTGGTCTTGGGGTTTTCTCCGAAGTACTCCACCACAGACTCATAGGCCTCCTGTTGGCACAGCCCATCGCCCTGTTAGCATGGGCTCCTCAGAGCCTGATGCCACTCTGTACCTCCTCAGGACATTGGCTACTTCATCTGTTCCTCCAGGCAGGTGGCCCTTCACTTCTGCTTCATCCCCAAAGGGTCCCAGCTGTGGCCACACCCCTCCAGACCTGGGCTATACACCCCCACCTAGTGATCCAATGGCAAGGACTCCTTCATTTCCCCAACCCAACTTCCCTGGCTCCAGATcaggccagccccagcccacctgaGCAGTCTTGCTGTCTGCCAGTAGCTTGTCCATGGTGGGAGAGTTGGCCCTGAGGAACTCCTTAAGCACCAAGCAGTCATCCTGCCGCACAAACTCCCTCTGTGTCAACTCCAGGCCTCGTTGCAGGGAGCGCACATCCCCCAGGACACTGTCCAGGGACACTGGGTGGAAGGCAGGGCAGCGTGAACTCAAGGAATCTGAGAGGCAGCACTCCTACCCAGTTACATCTTGCAGTCCCCTTGCTTCCCAGTGGCCTCCGGCCTGAACTCCTGCCTGCTCAGGGCCCTGGCTGCTCTATACCTGAGCCTGCCTTGTCCAGGAAGTGCAAGTCACTGTGGAAGCCTGTGAGCTGTGGGTACTTCTCAGCAATGACCTTCACCAGGTAGTGCAGCAGTGTCTGCTTTCGGTCAGTCGACTTCATCTCCAACAGCTGAGCAAAGACCTGTTGTAAGCCACAGGCCACcagccagcccccagcccccatgcCAGGCCCCCCACCTCACCACATCCAGACTCTGGAGCCGGAAACCATAGGCTGCCCCACGCTTGCTGCTGTTCATGTAGTTGCCAAAGGCCAGGACGATCTGGGAGAGGCAGGGGAAGAGACTCAATAGGGTACCAGGGCTGGGGAAGCCCCTTAAGTAAACATTACACAAGAAAAAAGGTGACGAAAAGTgagcctgcacacacacagcCTACCACACTTCTGAATGGAACTCTCTCTCCATGACACACATACTTGTGTGTATGCACGTTTCACATGTGTGCATGGTTAACCCATGAACATATCCAATTTTGCCCTTTGCTGGTCCAACCCAAAATTGGCAGCCACTTTCCCCTCCTAGGGGTTGTCACCCTTTTGCCAACCATTACTACTGGTCCCCTCCTGGGATGGTCCACTGCTGCTCACACAGCAATACCCAGAGGGGCTGACCCCTCTGGCAGGGTCTCAGATACCCTGTTAAAGGCATGGCTGCTGTCACCAATCCTCACCCAGATCTAGTTTTGTCTTTCAAAGCATGTACATGAGAAGTGGGAACATTATCTTTGTTGTACACTATGTAGGTGGGGCCTTCTCACACTGCTTAGAAGAGGCCAGGATGGGCCCAGCCTCTGGGCCCCTTGCCCTGGGCTCTCACCTCTAGGATCTGCCGGAGTTTGTCAGAGGACTTGATGGACATTGAGGCTGCAATGATGGCATTCAGTTGCTGGAGGTGAGACAGGGGAGGTAAGTTGGAGGCACCCTCATCAAGAGGCTCAGGTCTCCCAGATGAAGCCTGGGCTGAGAGATGCCTCCCCCCACCCAAAGCCCAGGCCACACTGCCCTGCCCGCCCCGCCCACACCGGCATGAGCAGCTGGGCCGTATCCGGGAAGTTGCCCAGGAAGGTGAGCGTGGACATGCGCTCCGGCAGGCGTGGGATGCGGCTAAAGCGTAGCATGAAGCGGTCCTCTTCCGACAGCTCCTCCAAGGGACGCTGCTCCCGCTCAAAGCGGGCAATGAGGCTGCGCTCATACTCCGTGGGCAGAAAGCGGGTCAAAAGCTCCAAGAAGTCCAGGCCGAGAGCCTGCAGGTCATACCTGATGGATGAGCAGAGGAGCCAGCCGTTTAAACCCCATATCCACCAGCCCAGAGAACAAGACTACATTCCCTCCTTTGGTTGAATAAATGaacttaaatatttactatttgctGACAGCTTCAGAGAACAAGAAGTAGGAGTTTCGAGAAAATGGGAGTTTGGGAGCCCAGGTCCCCATCATTCATCAATGGCAGAAGCCCTACTATAAATCTCTCTGCCAAAGAGGCAAGAAGGGAGTGGGATGTCCCAATCTAGGCCTGGACTCAGTTTTCttaacctaaaaatggaaatacagtTCCCTGTCCACGGTTCCAATGAAGCTTATAGGCTCTGTCCCCCAGCAGGGGCTCTTACTAGGCTCTGCCTGAAGATCCCAGCCTAGAAGAGGGGCTGAGCTGCCAAAAGCCCAGAGCAGGGTACTCACGTCTCAATAGCCTGGCAGATGCGGTCGGCCCCCAGATTGCCCTTGCGCAGAGTGATGGCCAGGTTTTTGGCCCGGTTGGCCTCAATGAGTGTTGCTTTACTGGGGGCCTTGTGAGCTGCCTTGCCCTTGAGAGCACTGATGTCCAGACTGGGGCCTTGAGACTTAGTCTTGAACTGTTCCTCAAAGTCACTCATGTCCAGCTCCTAGGGTACAGGGGGAGAAGGTGGGGCTGGTTGGGGCCAAGGTCTGGCACACTCCGAGTGAGCACTGTGTTCAAGGATAGAACCACTGGTTCAGCTCTGATAGGCTATCAGCAGAGAGACAAAGCAATAACCCAAATAGAACATAGGCCGTGATACAGGAGAAGCACAAGGAACACTGAGGAAGAAGAGAACCACCCAGCCTAGAAGACCCAGCCTTGGACCATTAAGAAAGGAGTGAACTGGTCatcagggaaaagggaagggcaAAGGGTACAGAATGATCAGTGGCTCAGAAGCAATGGAACACATCCCTTTTggaaaactgaaagtggaatCAAGAGGGCTAAGGTCCTGGTTGTGAAGAAGTGGCAGGAAAAGGGCCTGAAAGGAGAGGGATATGCCCCTCTATAGGAAAGGAGGGTAAAGACTCCAGGGAGGTCAGTATACCACTGCCTACTAGACCAATGCACCAAGGCAGTGTAGCTTAATGCTCTGCCCATCTCCACTTCTGTAAAACTGGGTGGAGATGACCACCCCCATGATCCTGGCAAGCCCCCACCTCTTCGATGCCCACACTAGGAGCAAGACAGGTGCACTCACTTGTAGCACTTTCTCATCGTTGAGCTCTGTGAACACGGTGCCTGTAATCTGGCTGGGTTTCAGGGCCACCCAGTTCAAGAGTGGCATCCGGAACTTGGTCTGGATGGGTTTCTTGGCCTTCACTCCTGGGGCCGGGAGGGAGTGGTGAGCACTGGGGGCGCTAGAGGCAACCAGCCCAGCAAGGCCTGacagggcagcaggaggcagtAGGAAGCCCCTGGACAGAGGGTCCTGGAGGACACTGAGGCTGGGGCTCTACTCATCTCCCCCAAGCCCTGGGCTCGAGGGGGTCCACTCCACTCACCTAAGCTCGTCTCTGGGCCAGGCCCTCCAAGGGCATCAGGGGGACCTCCGGGCGGCGGTGGGGGCGGCGGTGGCACTGGTCCGTCAGTGCCGAGAGGTGGCGGCGGaggcggtgggggtgggggcggtaAGTCTCCTGGCAACGGTGGTGCAGGCGGGGGCTCTGGGCTACCCGGGAGGGGCGGGGCCGGTGGGGGCGTCGAGGGAGGGGCTTCCTGTTGGAACTGGGGGCCAGGCGGTGGGGGTGGTGGCGCGGGCGGTGCTGCTCCAGGAGCCAGCTCTGCTGCAGGTGGGAGATCTGAAGCCAGCGAGGGCGGGGCGGGGGAGGAGCGAGTCAACTTCGTGGCTTAGGTGGTTTCAGGTCCGCCTCCCTGCCCTGTGACTTACCTGCGCCTATCTGAGCCACACCCACAACCCAGACCGCCCTCAGCTGACTCTTGAGTGCCAGACCTGGCCCCAGGTTCCCCTTCCAGGCcctgatcccccgcccccaccgcaccccacccCAGCTTGAAGCTCCCGCGCACCTGGGCTGGGGGAGCAGCTGGGCAACGCCGGAGTAGGAGCATCACTGCCGCTTGGGGTTGCCACAGTGACTGGGACGATCTCAATGGAGACGGCATCCCCGGGCCCCCGCAGGATTCGGATTAACCCCTTTTCCTCCAATTCCTCGACCTTCAGCTCCAGGGCGGAGGGCCGTGCCGGGGCGGGAGGAGGCACTTTCTCAGGCTCCGGGGGACGTCTGGAGATGCCCATGGGGGTTGACTCGCTGAAGCGTTCCTGCAAGCCCCAGGGAAGGAATCAGTGCCCACCGGCAGGCTCCAGGCTCCGTGGCACAAAGTCTCCATCCTTTCCCAGGGTTAGGGAGGAGCTGTCAAGCCCAGAAACCCCAGCCAGCCTATTCTTAGGAGCCCACCCCAGTCCAAACCCCAGCCTCACCCTCAGGGTCTCCAGTTCCTTGCGGGCCTGGCTTAGCTGCTTTTCCAGTTCAGCAATCTTGGCCATGGAGTCGTTCTCTGCGTCCCGAAGCCGCTCTGTCAGCTGTAGCACCGGCACATGGTGAGCTACCACCCGCGGCCAGGCAGCACTGGCACCGCCGGTGAGGGGGCGGCATCAGGCAAGCCTGCCTGGAGCTGGGGGAGGCTCCCAGATCCGCTCAGCCCCGCGTGCCAAGGGTGGGCCGAGCCTGGTACTTGAACCTCAGTAAGAGGAGGGGAAACTAAGGACCACCGATGAGAAAGGTGGGTGGGAAGGAGGAGACTGAGCTAGGAGGGACCCCGGGCACCCAGTTCCTCCAAGTCAAAGCTTGGGGTCTGAGCATCTGTGGAGGTGGCGCCTGCCTTTCACATAAATCCCACACGGTGCAGGAGCTCGCTGAATACTCATTGAGAAAGACACCCAAAGGACTCAGGAATTGGATTCAGGCCAAACTCAGGGGCTAGAAGGACAGCCACCTCCAATTCACATCCAGAACAGTGCTTGCCCTTCAGTACCTTATTATGCCTTCAGGCCCTAGGACCCTGAGACATAAGTGTTCAGAGGGCTTATTACGCGCTGGGCTGGGTTCAGGACCAGCTCTCACCAGTGCCACTTGCTCCTGCAGCTCCTCCATGTGCTCCAGCACAGCATTCTTGGTCTCAGTGTCCTCCAACAGCGAACCCACATCAAAAATGTTGTCCAGATATGCCTGAATCTGCACCTGCAGCTTGTCACTCTCCGTAAGCCGAAGCCTCTGTCCCCAGATGGAATGAGCAGGGTGAGGCCTAATTCCGGGGGTCTTTCTGACCATTCACCATTACTGGGACCCAGAGGAAGGGGCCTGAACCCTAGCctgcctttttctttatttttttattgagatataattcacatgcgATAAAATTCACCATCTGAAAGTATATGCTTCAAGAGTTTTTAGTACGTTCACAAGGTTGTCATCATCACtatctaatttcagaacattttcatcacatttcccccccccaaaaaaaaaatcctataccCCATTAGTCACTCCTATTCCCTCCTCCCTACCCCCTGGAAACCATTCATTTacttactatctttttttttttttcattcatttacttccTATTTCTATGGATTTATacattctggacatttcatataaagaaTCACATATGTAGCCTTTTGTGTCTAGCTTCATTTACTTAAGGTGATGTTTTTAAGGCTTGTCCATGTAACCTGTCAGTACTATGTCTCTTTGTTATGGCTGAATATATTCCACTGTACATACATATAAATTGAGACTGCTTTTCACCTTTGTCAATCTTGGCTTTCAAAAATCCAATCCCAGAGGCCCTACTGCTCCAGCCAACCTTCTAAAAGGAATCTGGGCAGAAGCTGCAGTTTCTCTGCTTAGGCTGGGCCAAGAAGCCCCAAGACCCCTGCCCACCTTCCCAGGACCCAGACCTTCCTGCCTAATATCTGTGGGCTCCCTATTATGTCCTAGAGTGAGAGTGGCTATCTGAGCTGGTACTCCCAGAATCAGACCCAGGGCCACTGGAGTGTATTCCAGTGCCTGCCACAAAAGCTGCTGGACTGAGTGCCTATCCTGTGTTGGGCATTGTTCTACACATTAGAGTCATTATTACTTCTATGATTTTCTTGTTtgacagatgggaaaactgagagaGAGGAACTCAGAGAGAGGAACAGATCTATCCAAGATCACATGACTAGGAAGTAGCAGAGCCAGGATCTGAACCCAGATCTGCCAACCAGCTGGCCAAAATCTGTGTTGGTTGATGGTTATGtcgggggaaggggaaggagtgcAGTGCTCACCTCCAAGTACAAGTCCAGACCCAGATGAGTGAACTCATATTGCAAGAAGACACGGAAGTTCATATTCTCCACCGAGTGTACCACAATGTTGATGAATTGCATGCAGGCCACCTGGGGGTCCAGGAGAGCAAGTCTGTGATCCTCTAAGTAGGGGGTGCTCAACCTCCATTTATCCCCAAGTCTCCCTACCTCTCCATAGTATTTACTCCACTAACACAGTGTTGTCACCTCTATGTCCCCAATCTAGCcctctccccccaacacccactCCTTCCCCACTGGCCAGTCAGCCCTCATGCTTTACTGGGGCAGAACCCAGAGCCCAGCCACTCCCTGAACCCAACAGGGCCTGGCCTGGGCCCCAGCCAGCCTCCTAAGCTCACCATGAAGTCGATATTGCTGTCCTCATTCCGGAAATAATCCATGAGCTTTTCAAAGCGGTGCTGTTCCCCACATACCTGGGTAGGGGGAATGGTGCTCACTGAGAACCCAGTAACACCTCTCCTAAGCCATCCTGGCTGTCACCCTTGTACGGCTACAAGGTCCTCATCAGATATATCTAAGCTAAGCCATGTCAGTCTTCTGCTGCAAACTCCACTCTCGCTCAGTCCCCTCCCAGAGCCCTCTTGTACACTTACTCTGCACGTGGGCACACTCCCGCCTCAAGGCCTTTGCACGTGCTGTTCCAACTGCCTCAACAATGACCACACCCACCCTCACCTCTCTCACAGCTTTGCTCAAGTCTTACCTTCTCAATGAGGCTCCCTGACCACCCTGCAGCCAGTTCTCCCCCAAGCCAGTGTCTCTTTTTCCCTACAACACTTGTCATTTCCTAACACACTATgtaatttccttatttattaCATTGTTTATTATATGTCTtctctgcttttttgtttctcttgcttACTGATATATCCCAGGGTCCCATTCCTGCCTGGCTCATAATAGGTCCTCAGTAAACATTCATTAAGGAATGAAGGAACACATCCAGCTCATGCACCATATTCCCACACAACCACTCTAGCAAGCCTATTAGCCAGAGTGCGCAACCCCAAGATGTCAGAATCAAGTCCAGTTCGGACCTGGCAAGCCTGAGAATCAGAGGCTTAGCAGATCCCTATAGTTGTCCCTGTCCCAGTCAGCCAGTGCCCCCACCTGATTCTGTACCTTCCTTGCAGAACTTCCTTATCCTCTGGGTTCCCCAAATGCCTACCCAATATCCTCAGCTGCTCCCATCAGAGGTTACAACTACTAGCCCCAGGGGCAAGTATGTGTTTGGATGGGGACTCCGGTACCTCCTTGAAATTGTCAAAGGCTGCAAGGATGATATCATGTCCTCCCCGCACCAGGCACACAGCCGCAAGCAGCTCCAGCACCAGGGCCTTGGTTCTGGGCAAAGAGTGGACAAGTTGTCCCTCAGGAACCAGCAGTGCCCATAGCCAGGGTGGGCATGGCCCTGGCTAGAGGAGGACAGGGGCACTGACGGCAGAGGTAGGATGAGTCTGGGCAGCAGTCCTGAGAACTGGGGGACAGAGTAGGCAAGGGGTTAAGTAGAAGAGTCTACATGTGGAGACAGATTAGGGACGTGAACCTTACCGGGGGTTCTTATTGTTGAGACTCAGAGCAATCTCATTCACACAGGCCGGGTGGTTCATAACAAGGCTAAAGCCAGactggggagagaagagaggtcCGTCAGCACCTCCTACATATTTGATGCCGTGCCTTTCTGATCTCTAATGCCCTCAGcttagaaagttattttttttttcttatctgacCACATCTCCTCAGCAGCAGCCAGATCCTAAAACTGTCCctcttttaatttgtcttttccAAAGCCAGTGTCAGCCACCTTGGACATGCTGAGTCCTTAAGGGCTGAGAAAATAAGAGAGACAAGCTTCACCCGCAGGTTCCTCCAAACACGGCCAAATGCTCTCCCCATGGACCTTGCTATTCAGTTCCGCTTGGCCCCCAGGTGAGGCACGTCCTTGCCTCAGCCACACCCAGGAGCACTCAAGGGGATCTGACAAGGGGGGAGCAAAAATGTGGGCATCCCCTCAAGATTCATCAGCCTCAAGATCCCCTACCAGCCCAGATCCCCAGGGTTCCCtgctggggcggggggggggagcagGGAGAAGGACATTTGGTCTCCAAATATCAGCAATTTGCACAATCCCCAGTGAAGACAGccccctctccccagctccccTAGTCCCATGGCCACCAGCCAACCTGGTAGTTCATGATGGCGCGCAGGCACATGATACAGACGTGGACATCATCCTTCTGGCTGACGATACGGGAATTCCGTAAGGCCTTCCTGCTGTGGGCAGGGGTCATCctgggtggggtgcagaagacaacAGGTCAGAGCTCTGAGACCCAACTTCctgctccccccaccaccaccaataaGATGATCGCTGGAGTAAGAGAGGGCATATTTGGAACCTTAAGCCACTGCCTCCCATCTACCTATCCAAAGAGCCCAACTGAGGGCAGGTGGGCCTCCTCAGTCCTCAGGCAGGGAGGGTGGGTCGAGGAAGCAAAGACCCTTACAAGGACTTAGCACTAAGAAGAGTTGCTGTGTTTGGGGTGGAGAGAACTGAGAGAGGGGCCAGACAGATTCGGCTTGGAAGAAGCCATGAGAAGACTTTCCACAAGGTGGCGCTCGTAGCCACTTGGGCTCATCTCCATCTTGAGAGGCAGATTGTGAATGCAGAATGCTGTGGTTCAAGAACATTCCAGGTCACCACGTactaggcaagttacttaatctcccTGTACCCCACTTTCCTCAGTTGTAAAATAGGTATGGCAATAATAGCACCTTCTTGACAGGGTTGCTGGGACTATGAAAAGAGCTCGGAACAGCTCTTGGCACCTAGTAAGGACTACATGTGCGTGCGTGCTCAATTATtcttggccaaaaaaaaaaaaaaagtgtgatgttttcatttttgtagaaCTGCCAACGGAGACTTCCACGTCAGTCCTCTTGGTAATTCTATCACATTTCCAGCAACACTAagaggccccacctcctcccaagTCCTCGCCTCTGCTTGCTACATCACCCGTTTACGTCATGACACAAATATGCTTAAGTCTTTGCTGTTCCTCCCCCCTGGACTGCCCTTCCTTGCCCCTGTTGTTGCCTATACAGCCTCTGTCCATCTTTAAGACATAGTTCCAGCATCATCCCTTCTGAGTAGCCCTGCTCATGCCCCAGGTCGTGGCcacctcccttctttttttttttttttttttaatttatttttagttttcggtggacacaacatcttttttacttttatggggtgctgaggatcgaacccagcgccccacgcatgccaggccagcgcgctactacttgagccacatccccagcccgccacCTCCCTTCTTAAAGTTGCCACATCTCTGTGACAACCTGTCACACTGAATTGTTCCCCACTAAATTATGGAACCCCCAAAGGAGGGTGATCTGACATATGGGTACCTGCCACATACCTAATACATAGTAAGtgctttaaaatgtttgttgaacGAGTAAGGGAATGAATGAACAGAGAAATATTGTGAGAGTTTGGGGGTTAATATGCAGTTGGTTCCCTAAACCCAAAGTTGGAAGCTGGGTTCCACAAGATGCTCCAAGGtcatttccttcctcctcccacctcccagctGGATGCCCTATATTTAGATAAGGAGACCTACCACAGTAGCTGAACCCAAGGATGTCAGCTGAATGCCCCATccaacccacccaccccccagggAGCTGGCCAGGCAAGCACCGGCCCCCAGGTGGCTACGTACCGGGGAGAAGGGGGGCACCTGGAGGccgcataggagaaaacaggggaTTAGATGGGTACAAGAGAGGTCCTACCACCCCAGAAGGCCCCTCCTCATCCCAGACCCACCCAGGTGCTCATCCCTTAACATATTAGTGTCCTGAGTGCTATGTGAGGCCCTGACTCTGGTCCCCCATGCTTGGTtacccctccccagcccccagggccaTGTATAGAGATGTCTAGATGTGACAGCATGGGGGTGACTTCTTCATTCTCCTGCCACCCTGTCTTAGGAACCACATACTTGACGGTCAAGTGGCGACTTTTGGGCACTGATGAGGGTGGCCCCTTGCTAAGATCTTCCACAGACTGCTCCAGGGGTTTGCTCTTCTCTGAGTTGGAGGCGCCGTTATCTGTGCTTTCCATGTCATACCTGGAGATACGATGCAAGGGGCTTGGAGGCCAGCACTGCAGGGGACACTTAAGAAGGGGATGGAGGAAACTGCCAGGTGGGCCAGATCTGCAGGAAAAACTGGGACAAGAGCAGGAGGCTGTGTTCTTGGCCCTGGGCTGAGCACAGCAAGAAGTGAGGGGACATCCCTCCTTGAATGGGCATGCCTTCAGGAAGGGGTGTGCAGGGCCAAGTACTGGGTCCCAGGGGGCTCCAACTATGCTGACTGGAACTGGCCAGAGGTGTGGGCTGAGGCTGAGGGACACATGGATCAAGGCTCCGAAGAGTGGCATGAGGGTGGGGTTGGGGGCTTACGTGACAGAGCACTGGGCAAAGGCCAGGTATTCCAGGAGCACATCCAGGCCACGGTTTTCCTCATTGAGAAACTCCTGCACCCACCTGTAGGGCACAGGCTCCCTGAGTCCCATCCAGGAAGTGTCCTGCTCGAGTTGTACAACAAGCACAGCCCTTGGATGGCCTTTCCCCAGGAAGACACCAACACATCCAACCTCAGGAGACCCAGTGATGCCAGGGGGTACTGGGGGCTCAGGCAGGGCCATGGTCCAGCCAGGCACCAAGCTGCCGACTGAGGATGGGCAGGAGCAAAGGAGGAGTGGCTGGACACCCACTAGGAGGTGGTCTACAGGCATAGCCTACGAAGGAGTCAGAGGAAGCCCTCCTAGACCCTAGGGGACCTAGGCCCTTGCTCACCCAATGTGGTTTGTCCTTAGGGAGGTCTCCAGCTCCCGCAGAACCTGTGTGGACTCCTGAACTCGCCTCTTGAACTGAGAGCCAAGAACAAGGAGTGTGGTGGGTGGAGCACAGTTTCCCACAGGCCATCAAGCCCTGAGGCAGCGGCCAGCAtgcccaccctccccacccccaacacaggGCCTTTCACGCTCTGCCTCCCCCACCACCTCCACACACCTGCCCAGCAGAATAAACACTCACAGGATGCATGCACTCCCCATGCATAGACGCACAGGGTGCACACAAGCTACATACACAGACGCAGAatgcacatacacagacacacacacacacctccccatagacacacacacattcctatATAAGCACACAGGGCACATACTCATTTAAGCATGCACATCCCACACACCACCCTGGGGACATAGACATAGGGTATGCACACACCCATGCATGGACACAtggggtacacacacacacacacacacacacacacacacacacactgacactgACACGAACCCACAGACAAGTTGATTCACATGGCTGTGCCAGCTGCCCAGAGCCTAGAAGGTACAAGGGGGAAGGAGAGAATAAAAGGGGAGACATATACCCCCAGGTTGGACATCCAATCAGCTGCTACCTTTCTGCTGACCCCACCGGTATCCAGGTAACTCTTCAGCTTCTGGATGTAAGCGGCAGGGGGGTTCTTGACTTGAAACCGCTCCTGAGGAGATGGATGGGGGCACAGGGAGCCAGTCAGAGCTGCCCCGGGGCCAATGACCTGTTCTCATCCCAGTgtcccatcctctgctctatccTGGGGCTCAGACTGTCTTAAGATGTCTCTGAAGGACCAATGGCACAAACCCAAACCATCTagccccaggcctggcctgcccctcctgctgtggcctccccAGGCCACAGTCCTCTTCCACCCACTGGTTTCCATGGGTAGAATGTAAAGGGTCCATCCTAGGGTAGGCCCAGCGCTAGGGGGGATTCAGCCTGAACAGTAGGCGGCaccttccctgccctccctggaCGAGAGCTGGGAGTACAGACAGGGTGTGATAGGGGGACCCTGGCAGGCTGAGGCCTCTCCCCCAGGACTCCTGTCCCCCTGTGTTGGTAGGTGCCCTTGTGGGGGCTCCTCTTCTGTGTTACACAAAGCAACTCCTAACTCAGCCACCCTATCCCTGGGACAGCAGGGAGACTCCCACAGAGGGACCATGCAGAGACCCCCACCCGCAAGGGCTCCCATCCCTCCCATCTCAGACCCCTTGGATGTGCCCAGCCACCCCCCATAACCCTCTACTTCTCCAGCCTTTGAGTCTCTACCTCTGAGATGCCAGGCCCAGCCTTTTCAGCAGGACTCCTTCAGCC
This window of the Ictidomys tridecemlineatus isolate mIctTri1 chromosome 3, mIctTri1.hap1, whole genome shotgun sequence genome carries:
- the Fmnl1 gene encoding formin-like protein 1 isoform X1; amino-acid sequence: MGNAAGSAEQPAGPAAPSPKQPAAPKQPMPAAGELEERFNRVLNCMNLPPDKVQLLSQYDNEKKWELICDQERFQVKNPPAAYIQKLKSYLDTGGVSRKVAADWMSNLGFKRRVQESTQVLRELETSLRTNHIGWVQEFLNEENRGLDVLLEYLAFAQCSVTFSCRSGPPGSFLHPLLKCPLQCWPPSPLHRISRYDMESTDNGASNSEKSKPLEQSVEDLSKGPPSSVPKSRHLTVKCPPSPRMTPAHSRKALRNSRIVSQKDDVHVCIMCLRAIMNYQSGFSLVMNHPACVNEIALSLNNKNPRTKALVLELLAAVCLVRGGHDIILAAFDNFKEVCGEQHRFEKLMDYFRNEDSNIDFMVACMQFINIVVHSVENMNFRVFLQYEFTHLGLDLYLERLRLTESDKLQVQIQAYLDNIFDVGSLLEDTETKNAVLEHMEELQEQVALLTERLRDAENDSMAKIAELEKQLSQARKELETLRERFSESTPMGISRRPPEPEKVPPPAPARPSALELKVEELEEKGLIRILRGPGDAVSIEIVPVTVATPSGSDAPTPALPSCSPSPDLPPAAELAPGAAPPAPPPPPPGPQFQQEAPPSTPPPAPPLPGSPEPPPAPPLPGDLPPPPPPPPPPPLGTDGPVPPPPPPPPGGPPDALGGPGPETSLGVKAKKPIQTKFRMPLLNWVALKPSQITGTVFTELNDEKVLQELDMSDFEEQFKTKSQGPSLDISALKGKAAHKAPSKATLIEANRAKNLAITLRKGNLGADRICQAIETYDLQALGLDFLELLTRFLPTEYERSLIARFEREQRPLEELSEEDRFMLRFSRIPRLPERMSTLTFLGNFPDTAQLLMPQLNAIIAASMSIKSSDKLRQILEIVLAFGNYMNSSKRGAAYGFRLQSLDVLLEMKSTDRKQTLLHYLVKVIAEKYPQLTGFHSDLHFLDKAGSVSLDSVLGDVRSLQRGLELTQREFVRQDDCLVLKEFLRANSPTMDKLLADSKTAQEAYESVVEYFGENPKTTSPSMFFSLFSRFIKAYKKAEQEVEQWKKEAAAQEAGADTPGRGEPPAPKSPPKARRQQMDLISELKRKQQKEPLIYESDRDGAIEDIITDLRNQPYIRADTGRRSGRRRPPGPPLQVTSDLSL
- the Fmnl1 gene encoding formin-like protein 1 isoform X6, whose product is MGNAAGSAEQPAGPAAPSPKQPAAPKQPMPAAGELEERFNRVLNCMNLPPDKVQLLSQYDNEKKWELICDQERFQVKNPPAAYIQKLKSYLDTGGVSRKVAADWMSNLGFKRRVQESTQVLRELETSLRTNHIGWVQEFLNEENRGLDVLLEYLAFAQCSVTYDMESTDNGASNSEKSKPLEQSVEDLSKGPPSSVPKSRHLTVKCPPSPRMTPAHSRKALRNSRIVSQKDDVHVCIMCLRAIMNYQSGFSLVMNHPACVNEIALSLNNKNPRTKALVLELLAAVCLVRGGHDIILAAFDNFKEVCGEQHRFEKLMDYFRNEDSNIDFMVACMQFINIVVHSVENMNFRVFLQYEFTHLGLDLYLERLRLTESDKLQVQIQAYLDNIFDVGSLLEDTETKNAVLEHMEELQEQVALLTERLRDAENDSMAKIAELEKQLSQARKELETLRERFSESTPMGISRRPPEPEKVPPPAPARPSALELKVEELEEKGLIRILRGPGDAVSIEIVPVTVATPSGSDAPTPALPSCSPSPDLPPAAELAPGAAPPAPPPPPPGPQFQQEAPPSTPPPAPPLPGSPEPPPAPPLPGDLPPPPPPPPPPPLGTDGPVPPPPPPPPGGPPDALGGPGPETSLGVKAKKPIQTKFRMPLLNWVALKPSQITGTVFTELNDEKVLQELDMSDFEEQFKTKSQGPSLDISALKGKAAHKAPSKATLIEANRAKNLAITLRKGNLGADRICQAIETYDLQALGLDFLELLTRFLPTEYERSLIARFEREQRPLEELSEEDRFMLRFSRIPRLPERMSTLTFLGNFPDTAQLLMPQLNAIIAASMSIKSSDKLRQILEIVLAFGNYMNSSKRGAAYGFRLQSLDVLLEMKSTDRKQTLLHYLVKVIAEKYPQLTGFHSDLHFLDKAGSVSLDSVLGDVRSLQRGLELTQREFVRQDDCLVLKEFLRANSPTMDKLLADSKTAQEAYESVVEYFGENPKTTSPSMFFSLFSRFIKAYKKAEQEVEQWKKEAAAQEAGADTPGRGEPPAPKSPPKARRQQMDLISELKRKQQKEPLIYESDRDGAIEDIITDLRNQPYIRADTGRRSGRRRPPGPPLQVTSDLSL